A window of the Haloquadratum walsbyi C23 genome harbors these coding sequences:
- a CDS encoding acetamidase/formamidase family protein, giving the protein MSEQIHDILEVDAFTPGLVGPDREWAGTVADGGTIKTHTPAGCWGPMITPSFRGGHEVTRPIGVENAEPGDALVVHINDVEVTSVATSTGSMAERDDAFGDDPFIDHQCPECGAEWPETVVDGTGEDAIRCAECGANASSFGFEYGYTVAFDDDRSVGITVGEEGAHDLATRAEEALALPENSQQHPILLYEPDEMPGALGRLAPFIGNIGTTPHVELPDSHNAGDFGQFLIGAEHDWGLTDETALEARTDGHLDSNDVRPGATLICPVQVEGAGLYVGDLHANQGDGELSLHTTDVSGRTELEVEVIKDLDLDGPILLPNETDLPHIAKPYTDDERDVGANLAAEYNVDLTDAAPIQIIGSGATINDATQNAFNRASKLFGVDEGEIRARCTFTGGVEIARLPGVVQLSMLTPIDLLESVGLAETVSNKYD; this is encoded by the coding sequence ATGTCCGAGCAGATACACGATATTTTGGAGGTAGATGCGTTTACCCCTGGATTGGTTGGTCCTGACCGCGAGTGGGCTGGAACTGTCGCTGATGGTGGGACAATTAAAACACATACACCAGCAGGATGTTGGGGTCCAATGATCACTCCTTCATTCCGTGGCGGTCACGAGGTGACACGTCCGATTGGTGTTGAGAATGCTGAGCCAGGCGATGCGCTCGTCGTTCATATTAATGATGTTGAAGTAACAAGTGTTGCAACAAGTACTGGGAGTATGGCAGAACGCGATGATGCCTTTGGTGATGACCCATTTATTGATCATCAATGTCCAGAATGTGGGGCTGAATGGCCTGAAACGGTCGTTGATGGAACCGGCGAAGATGCGATTCGATGTGCTGAGTGTGGCGCGAATGCATCTTCATTTGGCTTCGAGTATGGATATACCGTTGCCTTTGATGATGACCGCAGTGTTGGTATTACAGTTGGTGAAGAGGGTGCTCACGACCTTGCAACACGTGCTGAGGAGGCACTAGCGCTCCCAGAGAATTCTCAACAGCATCCAATTCTTCTATATGAGCCCGATGAGATGCCAGGGGCACTTGGTCGACTCGCGCCATTTATTGGAAATATTGGGACAACACCACACGTTGAACTGCCAGACTCACATAATGCTGGTGACTTTGGACAGTTCCTGATTGGCGCAGAGCACGACTGGGGGCTTACTGATGAAACGGCACTTGAGGCGCGGACAGACGGTCATCTCGACTCAAATGATGTCCGACCAGGTGCAACACTCATTTGTCCGGTTCAGGTTGAAGGCGCGGGATTATATGTTGGTGATTTGCATGCGAATCAAGGCGACGGTGAACTTTCATTACATACAACGGATGTGAGCGGACGGACAGAACTCGAAGTTGAGGTGATCAAAGATCTCGATCTTGATGGTCCGATTCTGTTACCGAATGAGACAGACCTTCCCCACATCGCAAAGCCATATACTGATGATGAACGCGATGTCGGAGCGAATCTTGCTGCGGAATATAATGTTGATCTTACAGATGCCGCACCGATTCAAATTATTGGCTCCGGTGCCACAATCAATGATGCAACACAGAACGCTTTCAACCGTGCAAGTAAATTGTTCGGGGTTGATGAAGGCGAGATCCGTGCTCGATGTACATTTACCGGTGGTGTTGAGATCGCACGTCTTCCTGGTGTTGTCCAGTTATCGATGCTCACACCGATTGATTTGCTTGAGTCGGTTGGACTTGCCGAGACAGTTTCCAATAAATACGATTGA
- a CDS encoding MoaD/ThiS family protein, with product MEITVYGPLRTAADGKVLTVATGSSTDGTDKNAANSNTISEGSESIDASSVSASSPETVSELITMIAETYPQTKSHLFDCEGTLRPSVRILVNGNKASPETQLDQSADIQLFPAMRGGSDHTVTRYD from the coding sequence ATGGAAATAACGGTATATGGACCACTCCGGACTGCTGCGGACGGTAAGGTGCTTACGGTTGCCACAGGGTCAAGCACAGATGGTACAGACAAAAATGCAGCAAACAGCAATACGATTTCTGAGGGATCTGAATCTATTGATGCATCCTCCGTCTCAGCGAGTTCTCCTGAAACAGTAAGTGAACTGATCACAATGATTGCTGAAACATACCCGCAAACGAAGTCGCATCTTTTCGATTGTGAGGGGACACTTCGACCCAGTGTCCGTATCCTTGTTAATGGAAATAAAGCATCGCCTGAGACCCAACTTGACCAATCAGCGGACATACAACTATTTCCAGCGATGCGTGGCGGAAGTGATCACACTGTCACGAGGTATGATTGA
- a CDS encoding MATE family efflux transporter, whose product MDNGDDHNHEQGRDSPKDTDTYLENNADNHNQGQINDTTVSTNAEQHLTRTDSSDIAPSEDHTDFTMQSGNSISTNNYWIVSTLAPIGVFLATMLDRAGIINQNRLRATVNLAWPRIITGFAIMSKRTVDLAIVGIAVGTDAVAGLTVANAFWMVAKFVFIGLAGGTLSLVSQNYGGDRADRATTVVYISFIIAIGIGVIIVPVFVVAATDLIALVEGNPAVVSLGAAYLAVVAPGLLFEGINMIGSRTYAGVGDTVTPMLFRATGGVLNIILSAVLVFGTGLGVVGAALGTTIATAVVAVAFGWGLTGRNDDSWTACPISLDQTASLEWDLTREVIEVSTPLIARRVAQGMVVFPLLAIASTFGPVTVAAVGVARQIRELLNSFTWGFSIASSTLVGQALGGGNESLATDYGREITLLSFIIYLGATTIVIALARPIANVFVGVDAVALTATFVSIAAFSAIATGIDGSVTGALRGAGDTRIPFVTTLIGLYVVALPIAWIGTVTSLGATALLGALLAEKVIPMILNGARFRTGTWKRISRSYRPGPDPSD is encoded by the coding sequence GTGGACAACGGTGATGATCACAATCATGAGCAAGGCAGAGACAGTCCGAAAGACACTGACACGTACTTAGAGAACAACGCAGACAATCATAATCAGGGTCAAATAAATGATACAACAGTATCAACAAACGCGGAACAACATCTGACGAGGACTGACTCAAGTGATATTGCGCCTTCTGAAGATCATACGGATTTTACAATGCAGTCTGGAAACAGCATTTCAACCAATAACTACTGGATAGTGAGCACACTCGCCCCTATTGGTGTGTTTCTTGCGACAATGCTCGACCGGGCGGGCATCATCAATCAGAACCGACTCCGAGCAACGGTCAATCTTGCATGGCCGCGCATCATCACCGGATTTGCGATTATGTCAAAACGAACAGTTGATCTTGCTATTGTCGGGATTGCTGTTGGCACGGATGCAGTCGCCGGCTTAACAGTTGCAAATGCCTTCTGGATGGTCGCGAAATTCGTCTTTATCGGTCTTGCAGGTGGGACGCTTTCATTGGTGTCACAGAATTATGGTGGGGATCGAGCAGACCGTGCAACGACTGTCGTATATATTAGTTTTATTATTGCGATTGGAATTGGTGTCATTATTGTCCCGGTGTTTGTTGTAGCTGCTACAGACCTCATTGCACTCGTCGAGGGAAATCCGGCTGTAGTCTCACTTGGAGCAGCGTATCTTGCTGTCGTTGCCCCCGGTCTCTTGTTTGAGGGGATCAATATGATTGGGTCTCGGACATATGCTGGCGTCGGTGATACAGTGACACCAATGTTGTTTCGTGCGACTGGCGGTGTATTGAATATCATTCTGAGTGCTGTGTTAGTCTTTGGGACTGGGTTAGGGGTCGTTGGAGCAGCACTTGGGACAACAATCGCAACCGCCGTTGTTGCAGTTGCATTTGGATGGGGGTTGACAGGACGAAACGATGATAGCTGGACTGCCTGTCCAATCTCACTCGATCAGACAGCATCACTAGAGTGGGACCTCACCCGGGAAGTTATTGAAGTCTCAACACCGCTCATTGCTCGCCGAGTTGCACAAGGGATGGTTGTCTTCCCACTACTTGCAATTGCATCCACATTTGGTCCTGTTACAGTAGCAGCCGTTGGTGTTGCTCGTCAAATCCGGGAGCTCTTGAATAGCTTCACTTGGGGCTTCTCAATAGCCTCCTCAACACTTGTCGGGCAGGCACTCGGTGGTGGAAATGAATCACTTGCGACAGATTACGGTCGGGAAATCACTCTGTTATCATTCATTATCTATCTTGGAGCAACAACTATTGTCATTGCACTTGCCCGCCCAATTGCGAATGTGTTCGTTGGTGTGGATGCTGTTGCACTGACAGCAACATTTGTTAGTATTGCTGCCTTCAGTGCAATTGCAACTGGAATCGATGGATCCGTCACAGGTGCACTTCGTGGTGCTGGCGACACACGCATCCCCTTTGTGACGACACTTATCGGGCTTTATGTTGTTGCATTACCAATTGCATGGATTGGGACCGTCACATCACTCGGAGCGACAGCACTCCTTGGTGCTCTTCTCGCTGAGAAGGTCATTCCGATGATACTTAATGGTGCTCGATTTCGCACTGGAACGTGGAAGCGAATCAGTCGATCATACCGACCTGGTCCAGACCCCAGTGATTAA
- a CDS encoding DEAD/DEAH box helicase, translated as MSNNIESTQSDDDTPRSQEYHSSVLSEETLSESFPKYDGQIVETHHLTQKPAQTTPAEAVLPESLTERISNELFEHQATALAALADDENVVVTTSTSSGKTWVYALQIARMHLYNPETTALCLYPMKALTRDQERELNNKLRDDWGLDVKIGVYDGDTPTDRKREIRESADVILTNPAGLNVYLPRHNRDSGWRRFYANLDLIVVDEAHEYAGVTGTHVAWILRRLRRIVRAYDANPQFVLTTATIGNPADHARRLTGELFTVIDEDGSPRGSRDIVLWEPPVDWDQITDDDDEKHTGATDQAGSTKSGASESDPAAEFERARQSTGSEAAQVTAHLASHNTQTLQFCSARQGTEIAAKQTLDTARSSDNLAVEPYHAGLGKRLRRRVENGLKDGRLDAVATTNALELGIDIGSVDATVTAGYPGTKQSFWQQIGRAGRGTTDALSVLVGGDDAIDAYIFDHPSYLFNETVEDAVVSVDNEPVYADHLLAAADERPLSDADAGLLGSETRLRETVQMWQDAGVLEQTGRLDGTGVGYAGDPRPQGRLSLYNTSGREFAVICIDTDAQIDHDPVAAERAYRDYHEGALFLHAGQQYEVVNVDDESSQPRILVKQTNTGKYTQTLSTKQITELHAQEHHSLAGAYDRYFGRGTVKITYDQYLVRQISTGEVVRGPLPTQSPPMELNTELMWVSLPPNHVASTIDRLDVPLLSPTARSSGDTRVPDEAAQYTYGGGIHAAEHGLIQLAPLELLVDNNDIGGLSTLNHPHETVSGPVWFIHDGIDGGIGFTRAIYEHFETLTERTRDHIAQCRCDRRRGCPLCIMSEDCGNNNDPLDRATGKLILNDVLAAI; from the coding sequence ATGTCAAATAATATAGAATCAACTCAGTCTGATGATGATACGCCAAGATCGCAGGAGTATCATTCCTCTGTCCTCTCTGAGGAGACGCTTTCAGAATCATTCCCTAAGTATGACGGGCAGATCGTTGAGACACATCATCTTACGCAGAAGCCAGCACAGACCACGCCAGCGGAAGCAGTCCTACCAGAGTCACTGACAGAACGGATTTCAAATGAGCTATTTGAACATCAAGCAACAGCGCTTGCTGCACTTGCAGATGATGAGAATGTTGTCGTCACAACGTCGACGTCATCTGGAAAAACGTGGGTATATGCGCTTCAAATTGCTCGAATGCATCTATATAATCCTGAGACGACCGCGTTATGTCTCTATCCAATGAAGGCTCTCACACGCGATCAAGAAAGGGAACTTAATAATAAACTTCGTGATGACTGGGGGCTTGATGTGAAGATTGGCGTGTACGACGGTGATACACCGACGGATCGTAAGCGCGAGATTCGTGAAAGTGCAGACGTTATTCTCACCAATCCTGCAGGATTGAACGTCTACCTTCCGCGTCATAACCGTGATAGTGGATGGCGTCGATTCTATGCGAATCTTGATCTTATCGTCGTTGATGAAGCACATGAGTACGCTGGTGTCACCGGGACACATGTCGCTTGGATTCTTCGTCGGCTCCGTCGGATTGTCCGTGCATACGATGCCAATCCGCAGTTTGTATTAACAACAGCGACAATTGGCAATCCAGCTGATCATGCCCGACGCTTGACTGGAGAGTTATTCACTGTTATCGATGAAGATGGCTCCCCCAGAGGAAGTCGGGATATCGTCCTTTGGGAACCGCCGGTGGATTGGGATCAGATAACTGACGATGATGATGAGAAACATACAGGGGCTACGGACCAAGCCGGATCGACAAAATCTGGCGCCAGTGAGTCCGACCCTGCAGCGGAATTTGAACGTGCTCGTCAATCAACTGGCTCTGAGGCTGCTCAAGTGACTGCACACCTTGCCAGTCATAATACACAGACACTGCAGTTTTGTTCGGCTCGACAGGGAACTGAGATTGCGGCGAAACAAACGCTTGATACAGCACGCTCAAGTGACAATCTGGCTGTTGAGCCATACCATGCTGGACTTGGAAAGCGACTTCGTCGTCGCGTTGAGAATGGGCTGAAAGATGGTCGACTTGATGCAGTTGCAACGACCAATGCACTTGAACTTGGCATCGATATCGGCTCTGTTGATGCGACAGTCACAGCCGGATACCCTGGCACAAAACAAAGTTTTTGGCAACAAATTGGTCGAGCAGGTCGAGGGACAACAGATGCTCTTTCAGTGCTTGTTGGTGGCGATGATGCGATTGACGCATATATCTTCGATCATCCATCATATCTCTTTAATGAGACTGTTGAAGATGCGGTTGTTTCTGTCGATAATGAGCCAGTATACGCAGATCACTTACTTGCAGCAGCTGATGAGCGCCCGCTCTCAGATGCAGATGCAGGTCTGCTTGGCTCAGAAACGCGTCTTCGTGAGACTGTGCAGATGTGGCAGGACGCAGGGGTACTTGAGCAGACCGGTCGACTTGATGGCACCGGTGTTGGATATGCCGGTGATCCCCGTCCGCAGGGGAGACTCTCATTATATAACACCAGTGGACGCGAGTTTGCGGTCATTTGCATCGATACTGACGCACAGATTGATCATGACCCAGTCGCCGCTGAGCGTGCATATCGGGATTATCATGAGGGAGCACTATTCTTACATGCCGGGCAGCAATATGAGGTTGTCAATGTTGATGATGAAAGCTCGCAACCTCGAATCCTTGTAAAGCAGACAAACACGGGGAAGTATACACAGACGCTTTCTACGAAACAAATTACGGAGCTTCATGCACAGGAGCATCACTCGCTTGCAGGTGCATATGACCGATACTTTGGTCGGGGAACGGTCAAAATAACATATGATCAATATCTTGTTCGACAGATTAGCACCGGTGAGGTTGTTCGCGGTCCGCTTCCAACTCAATCGCCACCAATGGAACTTAACACTGAGTTGATGTGGGTGTCATTACCACCTAATCACGTTGCCTCAACGATCGATCGACTCGATGTCCCACTGTTATCGCCAACTGCTCGCTCAAGCGGCGACACACGCGTGCCTGATGAAGCAGCGCAGTATACATATGGTGGGGGAATCCACGCTGCTGAGCATGGACTGATTCAACTTGCACCACTTGAGTTACTTGTTGACAATAATGATATTGGTGGTCTTTCGACATTGAATCATCCACATGAGACAGTTTCAGGTCCTGTATGGTTTATTCATGATGGCATCGACGGGGGGATTGGATTTACTCGAGCTATTTATGAACATTTTGAAACACTCACTGAACGAACGCGTGATCATATCGCTCAGTGTCGATGTGACCGGCGTCGCGGATGTCCACTGTGTATCATGAGTGAAGACTGTGGGAATAATAATGATCCATTAGATAGAGCAACGGGCAAACTTATTCTGAATGATGTGTTAGCGGCTATCTGA